Proteins found in one Puniceicoccaceae bacterium genomic segment:
- a CDS encoding DNA-directed RNA polymerase subunit alpha, with protein sequence MAKRLAKFELPKILSKVEETASETYAQFIAEPFETGYGHTLGNAIRRVLLSSIEGAAITSIKIDGVQHEFQSIDGVLEDVTDIVLNLKKVLVSSEKKEPVMLTLDVERDGVITAADIQEVSGVSILNPEQVICHLDRKMRFYAEITVQVGRGFATGEDNKEEGQAIGVIAIDSLFSPIRLVKYAVENTRVGQMTDYDKLLLEVTTDGRITPDDAVKHAASILKHHLDVFDEVSNEEVEFESENKEISEEQNRLRKLLNMSVNEIELSVRAANCLNNANITTVGELAMKGEQEMLKYRNFGKKSLNEIKAKLEQLGLSLGMQIDERLLDKKGE encoded by the coding sequence ATGGCCAAACGTCTTGCAAAATTCGAGCTTCCGAAAATCCTTTCAAAGGTTGAGGAAACTGCTTCTGAAACCTACGCTCAGTTCATTGCCGAACCGTTCGAAACCGGTTATGGACATACTCTGGGCAACGCGATTCGTCGGGTGCTTTTGAGTTCCATTGAAGGTGCTGCAATCACGTCGATCAAGATCGATGGTGTTCAACACGAATTCCAGAGCATTGATGGCGTGCTTGAGGATGTAACCGATATCGTTCTCAACCTGAAGAAGGTCCTTGTCTCGTCTGAGAAGAAGGAACCGGTCATGCTGACTTTGGATGTCGAACGGGATGGAGTCATTACGGCTGCAGACATTCAGGAAGTGTCGGGTGTATCGATTCTGAATCCCGAGCAGGTAATTTGTCATCTTGACCGCAAGATGCGCTTTTATGCGGAAATCACGGTTCAGGTGGGTCGTGGATTTGCGACTGGTGAAGACAACAAGGAAGAAGGTCAGGCCATCGGCGTGATCGCTATCGACTCCCTGTTCAGCCCTATCCGTCTGGTGAAATATGCTGTTGAAAATACGCGTGTGGGCCAGATGACCGATTATGACAAATTGCTTCTGGAAGTAACGACGGATGGGCGAATCACTCCTGATGATGCTGTCAAACATGCCGCATCGATCTTGAAACATCACTTGGATGTCTTCGATGAAGTCAGCAACGAAGAAGTCGAGTTTGAGAGTGAAAACAAGGAGATCAGTGAAGAGCAGAACCGTTTGCGCAAACTGCTCAACATGAGTGTGAATGAAATTGAACTTTCAGTTCGTGCTGCAAACTGTCTCAACAATGCGAACATCACGACAGTCGGCGAATTGGCGATGAAGGGTGAGCAGGAAATGCTCAAGTATCGTAACTTCGGGAAAAAGTCTCTCAACGA
- the rpsD gene encoding 30S ribosomal protein S4, giving the protein MSRYTGPTTRMNRKFGMPIFAPNKAFERRSYPPGQHGPRLRRKMSDYSLGLNEKQKLRYMYGLTEKQFRLTFDRAKNKKGVTGDIFIQMLETRLDNVIYRAGLARSRQAARQFVTHGHILVNGQKVDIPSFQVSAGDEIEVRDRSSSRQLGTRNVEDSQYRPVPPWLALNADALKVNVSRLPNADEADASINVQLIVEFYSR; this is encoded by the coding sequence ATGTCGAGATACACTGGACCCACTACCCGCATGAACCGCAAGTTCGGGATGCCAATTTTTGCACCCAACAAAGCGTTCGAACGTCGTTCCTATCCTCCCGGACAACACGGTCCGCGCCTGCGTCGTAAGATGTCCGACTATTCGCTCGGACTGAATGAGAAGCAAAAGCTCCGCTACATGTACGGCCTGACTGAAAAACAGTTTCGCCTGACATTTGATCGTGCGAAGAATAAAAAGGGTGTCACGGGCGATATTTTTATCCAGATGCTCGAGACGCGCCTTGATAATGTGATTTATCGCGCAGGACTCGCACGTTCCCGCCAGGCGGCACGACAGTTTGTCACTCATGGCCACATTCTGGTCAATGGACAAAAAGTCGACATCCCCAGTTTCCAAGTAAGTGCGGGTGATGAAATTGAAGTGCGTGATCGCTCGTCGTCACGGCAACTCGGCACGCGCAATGTGGAAGACAGTCAGTACCGTCCGGTACCACCCTGGCTCGCGCTCAACGCTGACGCGCTGAAAGTTAATGTGAGTCGTCTGCCCAATGCGGACGAGGCTGATGCTTCGATCAACGTTCAGCTGATCGTGGAATTCTATAGCCGATAA
- the rpsK gene encoding 30S ribosomal protein S11 — MSEKDNKEVEEKAAAEGAEEVESAEASKPERELTADEKLFESRKAEKETAADLLKDEVDLKIRKAKGSKNVTHGICHVLATFNNTKVSFSDMQGNVISWCSAGKCNFRGSRKSTAYASQVVTQTAGRVAMSHGMKEVIVKIKGPGMGRDSAVRAIQALGLTVNSIIDATPVPHNGCRPKKRRRA; from the coding sequence ATGTCCGAAAAAGATAACAAGGAAGTCGAAGAAAAGGCAGCCGCCGAGGGTGCCGAAGAAGTGGAATCTGCAGAAGCATCGAAGCCCGAGCGTGAACTCACTGCGGACGAGAAGCTTTTTGAATCTCGCAAGGCCGAGAAGGAAACTGCTGCGGATCTGCTAAAGGACGAGGTTGACCTCAAAATCCGTAAGGCAAAGGGCAGCAAGAACGTTACCCATGGAATTTGCCACGTTTTGGCAACGTTCAACAATACCAAGGTTTCGTTTTCGGACATGCAGGGTAATGTCATCTCCTGGTGTTCAGCTGGAAAGTGTAATTTTCGCGGTTCCCGCAAGTCCACTGCCTATGCTTCCCAGGTGGTTACGCAGACAGCGGGACGCGTCGCCATGTCGCATGGCATGAAGGAAGTCATCGTGAAGATCAAGGGACCCGGGATGGGCCGTGACAGTGCTGTCAGAGCGATTCAGGCCCTGGGCTTGACGGTGAACAGCATCATTGATGCAACGCCAGTCCCACATAACGGGTGCCGCCCCAAAAAGCGTCGTCGCGCCTAA
- the rpsM gene encoding 30S ribosomal protein S13, translating to MPRILGVDIPNNKRIEYALRYIYGIGPTRAAKLVKDAEIDPATRSHELSEEQLNKLTSLITEQRMMVEGDLRREVLGNIKRLQAVKCYRGMRHIRGLPCRGQRTSTNARTRKGGRKTVGVVRKK from the coding sequence ATGCCAAGAATTTTAGGAGTCGACATTCCCAATAACAAGCGGATCGAATACGCGCTTCGCTACATTTATGGAATTGGGCCAACTCGTGCAGCAAAGCTCGTCAAGGATGCTGAAATTGATCCTGCTACGCGCTCCCACGAATTGAGTGAAGAGCAGCTCAACAAGCTGACTTCTTTGATTACTGAGCAGCGCATGATGGTGGAAGGTGACCTGCGCCGTGAAGTGCTTGGCAATATCAAGCGACTTCAGGCAGTCAAGTGCTACCGGGGAATGCGCCACATCCGTGGACTCCCCTGTCGCGGGCAGAGAACCAGTACAAATGCACGGACTCGCAAGGGAGGTCGCAAGACGGTCGGTGTGGTACGTAAAAAATAA
- the map gene encoding type I methionyl aminopeptidase, giving the protein MASSASSRTLRRETESRIPIKSADEIKLMRETCSRAAIVLSEMVHAAEVGMTTYDLDRLGKRAMDRLGVESACFGYPGSKNRFPCYTCISINDEVVHGIASLHRTIEDGDVVSLDVVVKYNGYIGDNARTIIVGNTTEAKQQLLESTQHALKRGIDQALKGNRVGDISNAIQRTVEKAGYSVIREFVGHGVGVEMHEHPQIPNYGRRNTGPKLFPGMTLAIEPMVNMGRKEVSILEDGWTVVTNDGLPSAHFEHTVLILSDGVEILTNAD; this is encoded by the coding sequence ATGGCTTCTTCTGCATCCAGTCGAACGCTTCGTCGGGAGACGGAGTCGCGGATTCCCATCAAATCTGCTGACGAAATCAAACTGATGCGCGAGACCTGTTCGCGGGCCGCGATTGTTCTTTCCGAGATGGTTCATGCCGCTGAAGTCGGCATGACAACCTATGACCTTGATCGACTCGGCAAACGTGCCATGGATCGATTGGGGGTTGAGAGTGCCTGTTTTGGATACCCTGGGTCCAAAAATCGCTTTCCTTGCTACACTTGCATCTCCATCAATGATGAGGTGGTGCACGGGATTGCATCCTTACACCGGACCATTGAAGACGGTGATGTGGTCAGTCTCGATGTTGTCGTAAAGTACAACGGATACATCGGCGATAATGCCCGAACCATCATCGTTGGAAATACGACTGAAGCAAAACAGCAATTGCTCGAATCCACACAGCACGCCTTGAAGCGTGGAATCGATCAAGCGTTGAAGGGAAATCGAGTCGGTGACATTTCCAATGCGATTCAGCGAACGGTCGAGAAGGCCGGGTACAGCGTCATTCGAGAATTTGTGGGGCACGGGGTCGGCGTCGAAATGCACGAGCATCCGCAGATTCCGAACTATGGTCGTCGAAACACTGGTCCGAAGCTGTTTCCGGGCATGACGCTTGCCATTGAGCCGATGGTGAATATGGGTCGCAAGGAAGTTAGCATTCTCGAAGATGGATGGACCGTTGTTACAAATGATGGTTTGCCCTCCGCTCATTTTGAGCACACAGTTTTAATTTTATCTGATGGAGTAGAAATCTTGACAAATGCAGATTAG
- the secY gene encoding preprotein translocase subunit SecY, whose amino-acid sequence MLSAFTNCLKIPQLRQKIFFTIAMLFIARVGANIPLPGVDPTPIKEFLASQAANSGGGLFGLVNMFTGGALFNGAIFALGIMPYISASIAMQLMGAIVPSLARLQQEGEVGRQKIAQYTRYLTLIICVVQGAMLVRALDVNPGVLLGADFRESIVIGSGVWFFLTSVLFLTTGTMILTWLGEQITQNGVGNGISLLITIGILADLPRAMVMTYQMFVMPVGVDSPQWGVPHAVIMVVLLFAVIMGVVAITQVVRKIPVQYAKRMVGKKVYGGQSSFMPLKINYSGVMPIIFASAILIFPAQLLQLLGGINQNLVFLNDIAAHLTQGETFYYVAFATLILGFSYFWVSLMFKPVEIADNLKKSGGFIPGVRPGEPTARFLDFIMTRLTLAGAVFLTVIAVFPDLLSFQFGIPYLVSSFFGGTAILIVVGVALDTMRQIETYLLQRHYDGFLKKGRIKGRSAALRNRQLMEASDVREFWRVWRPLIILAVILFLFGLVASVIN is encoded by the coding sequence ATGCTCTCAGCTTTCACCAATTGCCTCAAGATTCCGCAGTTGCGGCAAAAAATCTTCTTCACGATCGCGATGTTGTTCATCGCTCGTGTGGGAGCCAACATTCCCCTGCCTGGTGTGGATCCGACTCCGATCAAGGAGTTTCTCGCCAGTCAGGCTGCCAATTCTGGCGGTGGACTGTTTGGATTGGTGAACATGTTTACCGGTGGTGCCTTGTTCAATGGTGCCATTTTTGCATTGGGAATCATGCCCTACATCAGTGCGTCCATTGCGATGCAGTTGATGGGTGCGATCGTGCCCTCACTGGCTCGACTGCAACAGGAAGGCGAAGTGGGACGGCAAAAGATCGCACAGTATACGCGCTATCTGACCCTGATCATCTGTGTTGTGCAGGGTGCGATGCTGGTGCGTGCGCTTGATGTGAATCCTGGTGTCTTGCTGGGTGCCGACTTCCGCGAATCAATTGTCATCGGAAGTGGTGTGTGGTTTTTTCTCACGTCGGTTCTGTTTTTGACCACGGGCACCATGATCCTGACCTGGTTGGGTGAGCAAATCACCCAAAATGGAGTGGGGAACGGGATTTCACTGCTGATTACCATTGGGATTCTCGCGGATCTGCCACGAGCGATGGTGATGACTTACCAGATGTTTGTGATGCCGGTTGGAGTGGATTCCCCTCAGTGGGGCGTTCCCCATGCGGTGATCATGGTGGTGCTGCTCTTCGCCGTCATCATGGGGGTTGTGGCCATCACCCAGGTGGTGCGCAAGATTCCCGTTCAATATGCCAAGCGCATGGTCGGTAAGAAGGTTTATGGGGGGCAGAGTTCCTTCATGCCGCTGAAGATCAACTATTCCGGCGTCATGCCGATCATTTTCGCAAGTGCGATTCTCATTTTTCCGGCACAGCTTCTGCAGTTGCTGGGAGGGATCAACCAGAATCTTGTCTTTCTGAATGATATTGCTGCTCACCTGACCCAGGGAGAGACATTTTATTACGTGGCGTTTGCAACGTTGATTCTCGGTTTCAGTTATTTCTGGGTTTCGCTGATGTTTAAACCCGTTGAAATTGCTGATAACCTCAAGAAGTCGGGAGGTTTCATTCCCGGTGTGCGTCCTGGTGAACCCACTGCACGGTTTCTTGATTTCATCATGACGCGCCTGACTCTTGCGGGAGCAGTATTTCTGACAGTGATTGCCGTTTTCCCAGACCTGCTTTCCTTCCAGTTTGGCATCCCTTATCTCGTTTCGAGCTTTTTTGGAGGAACTGCCATCCTGATCGTTGTTGGTGTGGCGCTGGACACCATGCGTCAGATTGAAACTTATCTACTGCAGCGTCACTACGATGGCTTCCTGAAAAAGGGACGCATCAAGGGTCGCAGTGCGGCACTCCGCAACCGCCAGCTCATGGAGGCTTCCGATGTTCGGGAATTCTGGAGAGTGTGGCGTCCGTTGATTATTTTGGCGGTAATCCTGTTCCTGTTTGGACTGGTTGCTTCCGTTATCAACTAG
- the rplO gene encoding 50S ribosomal protein L15: protein MELNSIIHSNGANRRKRRVGSGEGNGHGKTCGRGQKGSKARSGYSVRPGFEGGQMPLYLKSPHRGFNNYRHRTNFEVLNVRDLSKYDASETINLKVLIEKGHAPKSARHLKLLSMGEVKSAYTVEVTKASAAAVAKIEKAGGKVIIVSPSDDASSES from the coding sequence ATGGAATTGAATTCAATCATTCACAGCAACGGTGCAAACCGTCGCAAACGACGTGTCGGATCGGGTGAGGGAAATGGGCACGGAAAAACCTGTGGTCGCGGGCAAAAGGGCAGTAAGGCTCGTTCGGGCTATAGTGTACGTCCGGGCTTTGAAGGTGGCCAGATGCCCCTTTACCTGAAATCACCCCATCGCGGCTTCAACAACTATCGCCACCGCACGAACTTTGAAGTACTCAATGTTCGCGACCTTTCGAAGTATGATGCCTCTGAAACGATCAACCTGAAGGTATTGATCGAAAAGGGACACGCTCCCAAGAGTGCGCGCCATCTCAAGTTACTTTCGATGGGTGAGGTGAAGAGTGCTTACACCGTTGAGGTGACCAAAGCATCCGCAGCAGCGGTCGCAAAAATTGAAAAAGCCGGCGGTAAGGTGATCATTGTATCGCCATCTGACGACGCATCTTCCGAGTCCTAA
- the rpsE gene encoding 30S ribosomal protein S5: MRKAPQVFEESDDTQIEKVVHINRCAKVVKGGRRFSFAALVVTGDGAGSVGYGFGKAKEVPEAIRKGSEQAKKRMQKINLKGETIPHEVIGEADGGRVLLKPAGAGTGVIAGGGVRAVLEAAGVKNVLSKSLGSNNQLAVVQATLDGLKQLRTYEQVRELRGKEVASAVEA, from the coding sequence ATGAGAAAAGCTCCACAAGTATTTGAAGAATCGGACGACACCCAGATTGAAAAGGTTGTCCACATCAATCGTTGCGCCAAGGTGGTCAAGGGAGGACGTCGCTTCAGTTTTGCGGCTCTGGTTGTGACTGGCGACGGAGCGGGAAGCGTCGGTTACGGATTTGGCAAGGCCAAAGAAGTACCGGAGGCCATCCGCAAGGGCAGCGAGCAGGCAAAAAAGCGCATGCAGAAAATCAACCTCAAGGGTGAAACCATTCCCCACGAGGTGATCGGTGAAGCCGATGGTGGACGCGTTTTGCTGAAGCCTGCTGGCGCAGGTACTGGAGTCATCGCTGGTGGTGGAGTGCGCGCTGTACTCGAGGCTGCTGGTGTGAAGAATGTGCTTTCCAAATCATTGGGTTCGAACAATCAGCTTGCCGTGGTACAGGCAACCCTGGATGGACTCAAGCAGCTTCGTACCTACGAGCAGGTCCGCGAATTGCGCGGCAAGGAGGTCGCTTCTGCTGTCGAGGCTTGA
- the rplR gene encoding 50S ribosomal protein L18 encodes MSLDHKKVLKQKRRWRIRKKVRGTPERPRLCVHFSNQHIYAQCIDDTTGTTLLYLSTLGKDLKEEGIKPNVAGAEKLGKLVAEQAKAKNIELVVFDRAGRIYHGCVKAFANAAREGGLNF; translated from the coding sequence ATGAGTCTCGACCACAAAAAAGTTTTAAAGCAGAAACGCCGCTGGAGAATCCGCAAAAAAGTTCGGGGTACTCCCGAGCGCCCACGCCTCTGCGTGCATTTCAGCAATCAACACATCTATGCACAGTGCATTGATGATACTACTGGCACGACGCTTCTGTATCTCTCTACCCTCGGCAAGGATCTCAAGGAAGAGGGCATCAAGCCGAATGTGGCAGGTGCAGAGAAGCTTGGTAAACTCGTTGCTGAGCAGGCGAAAGCGAAAAACATCGAACTGGTCGTATTTGACCGTGCGGGACGCATCTACCACGGTTGCGTGAAGGCCTTTGCCAATGCAGCCCGTGAAGGCGGCCTCAATTTCTAG
- the rplF gene encoding 50S ribosomal protein L6: MSRIGKLPVAIPEKVSCKIEGNTVTIKGPKGELTKSFHSSVSISENEGQIEVTPRDSSRLAKAMYGTARSILNGMVIGVVDGYSKQIEISGVGFKAEVKGDILDLSLGYSHPIHHKIPEGVAVTMDGNTKMKIEGIDKQVVGQLAASVKQYFPMEPYKGKGVRIVGEFVRRKEGKKTA; the protein is encoded by the coding sequence ATGAGCCGAATTGGAAAATTACCCGTTGCGATCCCTGAAAAGGTTAGTTGCAAGATTGAAGGAAATACGGTCACGATCAAAGGCCCCAAGGGCGAACTCACCAAGAGTTTCCACAGCTCGGTTTCCATTTCCGAGAATGAGGGTCAGATCGAGGTGACCCCTCGTGACAGCAGTCGCTTGGCCAAGGCCATGTATGGCACTGCCCGCTCTATTTTGAACGGAATGGTGATCGGTGTGGTTGATGGCTATTCGAAGCAGATTGAAATCTCTGGTGTGGGATTCAAAGCGGAGGTTAAAGGAGACATTCTTGACCTCTCACTGGGATATTCCCACCCGATTCACCACAAGATTCCAGAGGGCGTTGCCGTCACCATGGATGGAAACACCAAGATGAAGATCGAGGGAATCGACAAACAGGTTGTTGGTCAGCTTGCAGCGAGTGTGAAACAGTATTTCCCCATGGAGCCTTACAAGGGCAAGGGTGTTCGCATTGTTGGCGAGTTCGTTCGCCGCAAGGAAGGCAAGAAAACCGCTTAA
- the rpsH gene encoding 30S ribosomal protein S8, protein MSAHDTIGDFLTVLRNGAKAGKSELSTSHSNTREGILRILKEQGYVTDYSVEAAENGIKQLKVVMKYNQAGVPTLTDIQRVSKPGRRAYTKVTEIPKVLGGIGYSILSTPKGILNDREARRENVGGEVICKVW, encoded by the coding sequence ATGTCCGCACACGATACAATAGGAGATTTTTTGACCGTGCTCCGCAACGGTGCCAAAGCAGGCAAGTCGGAATTGAGCACGTCCCACTCGAACACCCGTGAAGGAATTCTTCGCATTCTGAAGGAACAGGGCTATGTCACCGATTATTCGGTGGAAGCTGCTGAAAACGGAATCAAGCAACTCAAGGTTGTGATGAAGTATAATCAGGCTGGAGTCCCTACGCTGACCGACATTCAACGGGTCAGCAAACCGGGTCGTCGCGCCTACACCAAAGTAACTGAAATCCCCAAGGTTTTGGGCGGCATTGGATATTCGATCCTGTCGACTCCGAAGGGAATTCTCAATGACAGAGAAGCTCGCCGTGAAAACGTTGGTGGCGAAGTGATCTGTAAAGTCTGGTAA
- the rpsN gene encoding 30S ribosomal protein S14, which translates to MAKKSKIQHNLKRVRLIEKYAAKRDALKAIMADPDVSDEDFYAAQRKLTKLPRNSSPIRARNRCSVTGRPRGYIRKFGLSRLTFRELANEGKIPGVTKSSW; encoded by the coding sequence ATGGCTAAAAAATCAAAGATTCAGCACAATCTCAAGCGGGTTCGCCTGATCGAAAAGTACGCCGCGAAGCGGGATGCACTCAAGGCCATCATGGCTGATCCGGATGTTTCGGATGAGGATTTCTATGCGGCACAGCGCAAGTTGACAAAACTGCCGCGCAATTCCAGTCCGATTCGGGCGCGCAACCGTTGCTCGGTAACGGGTCGTCCGCGGGGTTACATCCGCAAGTTTGGATTGTCCCGTCTGACCTTCCGCGAACTGGCGAATGAAGGGAAAATCCCAGGTGTCACCAAGTCATCCTGGTAA
- the rplE gene encoding 50S ribosomal protein L5 — translation MSKVKSVLKSLYEEKIVPELMKAHGYKNLHEVPKVVKVVINSGVGSKQDKQYQDDAVRDIALIACQKPIVTKARISVSNFKLREGMPVGVKVTLRGEKMWNFLYRFINLALPAIRDFRGLSAKLDGNGNYTIGIAEHTIFPEISADAKHINLGMDITIVTSAKTDAEGRELLAAIGIPFRKNQSQTQAA, via the coding sequence ATGAGTAAGGTGAAGTCAGTCCTGAAGTCTCTTTATGAAGAGAAAATCGTACCTGAGTTGATGAAGGCTCACGGGTACAAAAACCTCCACGAGGTGCCCAAGGTGGTGAAGGTGGTGATCAATTCTGGTGTCGGGTCCAAGCAGGACAAACAATACCAGGATGACGCTGTGCGGGATATTGCATTAATCGCCTGTCAGAAGCCGATTGTTACCAAGGCTCGCATCAGTGTTTCCAACTTTAAGTTGCGTGAGGGAATGCCTGTGGGCGTGAAGGTGACGCTGCGTGGCGAAAAAATGTGGAATTTTCTCTACCGCTTTATCAATCTTGCGCTTCCTGCCATTCGTGACTTTCGCGGACTTTCCGCGAAGCTGGATGGAAATGGAAATTACACGATTGGAATTGCGGAGCACACGATTTTTCCGGAAATTTCTGCCGATGCCAAACACATCAATCTGGGTATGGATATCACGATTGTGACCTCTGCCAAGACCGATGCTGAAGGTCGCGAGCTGCTCGCGGCGATCGGGATTCCGTTCCGCAAGAACCAATCACAAACCCAGGCAGCATAA
- the rplX gene encoding 50S ribosomal protein L24: MNKKIKRGEEVVVISGANKGQRGKILQVLPRKDRVVIEGVNLRKKHVKARSAEEEGGIIEREAPLHSSNVMSAERFDARQQKKG, encoded by the coding sequence ATGAATAAGAAGATCAAAAGAGGTGAAGAGGTTGTCGTCATCAGCGGTGCGAACAAGGGCCAGCGCGGAAAGATTCTGCAAGTGCTCCCCCGCAAGGATCGCGTCGTGATCGAGGGTGTCAATCTCCGCAAGAAACATGTTAAGGCACGCAGTGCCGAGGAAGAAGGTGGCATTATTGAACGGGAAGCACCGCTTCACAGTTCGAATGTGATGAGTGCAGAGCGTTTTGATGCACGCCAACAGAAGAAGGGATAA
- the rplN gene encoding 50S ribosomal protein L14 codes for MIQMESVLAIADNSGAKSAKMIRRLGQAKKTASVGDVIVCHVTERAPDSNVKKGAVVKAVVVRTKAPIKRQDGSSLRFDENAVVIINDAGNPIGTRIFGPVARELRAKFMKIISLAPEVL; via the coding sequence ATGATTCAAATGGAAAGTGTTTTGGCGATCGCTGACAACAGTGGTGCCAAGTCGGCAAAGATGATTCGTCGTCTGGGCCAGGCCAAGAAAACAGCGTCTGTCGGAGATGTGATTGTCTGTCACGTTACCGAGCGCGCACCGGATTCGAATGTGAAGAAGGGTGCTGTAGTGAAGGCCGTGGTCGTGCGCACGAAGGCACCGATCAAACGTCAGGATGGCAGTTCACTCCGCTTCGATGAGAATGCGGTCGTGATCATTAACGATGCGGGTAACCCGATTGGAACCCGCATATTTGGACCTGTTGCCCGCGAATTGCGTGCGAAGTTCATGAAGATTATTTCCCTCGCACCGGAGGTGTTGTAA
- the rpsQ gene encoding 30S ribosomal protein S17 yields the protein MSERNKRKQLTGVVTSRSGDKSIKVVYFYKIPHALYKKEIKRKTVVHAHDEKNECAVGDKVEIMETRPVSKLKRWRVVRVVEKAPIVG from the coding sequence ATGAGCGAAAGAAACAAGAGAAAACAACTGACAGGTGTGGTCACCTCCCGCAGTGGAGACAAGTCCATCAAGGTCGTCTATTTTTATAAGATTCCGCATGCTCTCTACAAGAAGGAGATCAAGCGCAAGACCGTTGTTCACGCCCACGACGAAAAAAATGAGTGTGCAGTAGGTGACAAGGTTGAAATCATGGAGACCCGTCCGGTCAGCAAGCTGAAGCGCTGGCGAGTGGTTCGCGTCGTCGAAAAGGCACCGATTGTCGGTTAA
- the rpmC gene encoding 50S ribosomal protein L29, protein MAKKTELKELSIAELEHKIRETQDELVHLRLRKQTGQVEHPHRLKELRKQIARLNTYLNLKKQAESTAA, encoded by the coding sequence ATGGCCAAGAAAACAGAACTCAAGGAGCTCAGCATCGCAGAGCTCGAACATAAGATTCGGGAGACCCAGGATGAACTCGTTCACCTTCGCCTGCGCAAGCAGACAGGGCAGGTGGAGCATCCTCACCGTTTGAAAGAGCTTCGCAAACAGATCGCTCGCCTGAACACATACCTGAACCTCAAGAAGCAAGCCGAATCGACAGCGGCCTAA
- the rplP gene encoding 50S ribosomal protein L16, which yields MALIPNRTKYRKVHKGRIRGKAKRGDSIAFGDFAIQTLERGKLTSQQIEAARIAINRHLKRKGKVWIRVFPQKPVTKKPAETRMGKGKGNVEYWVAVVRPGNVLYEVSGCPIGVAREAMRLADAKLPVACRFISKEEE from the coding sequence ATGGCACTCATACCGAACAGAACCAAATACAGAAAGGTCCACAAGGGTCGCATCCGCGGGAAAGCAAAACGCGGAGATTCGATCGCCTTCGGTGACTTCGCGATCCAGACTCTGGAGCGCGGCAAACTGACTTCTCAGCAAATTGAGGCGGCTCGTATTGCGATCAACCGTCATTTGAAGAGAAAGGGCAAAGTATGGATCCGTGTTTTCCCCCAAAAGCCTGTTACCAAGAAGCCTGCGGAAACCCGCATGGGTAAGGGAAAAGGCAACGTGGAATATTGGGTCGCAGTAGTCCGTCCCGGAAACGTGCTTTATGAAGTATCCGGATGTCCGATCGGGGTTGCCCGCGAAGCCATGCGTCTGGCGGATGCCAAGTTGCCAGTGGCATGCCGCTTCATCAGCAAGGAAGAGGAATAA
- the rpsC gene encoding 30S ribosomal protein S3 → MGQKVNPIGFRLSVRRDWRSRWYAGKKEFPALIAEDYKIRKFLDGKLRYASVSNIMIERASNRVRVKIFTARPGFVIGRKGQELDKLKEELAKLVGRDVIVDVQEVKKPELVAQLVAANVALQLERRISFRRAMKKTVQTTMALGADGIRIQCSGRLGGAEIARTEQQRAGRVPLHTLRENIDYGFAEAKTVYGIIGVKCWICLPNEDDSNQ, encoded by the coding sequence ATGGGACAAAAAGTAAATCCAATTGGTTTCAGGCTTTCAGTACGACGTGACTGGAGATCGCGCTGGTACGCTGGCAAGAAGGAATTTCCTGCTCTGATCGCCGAAGATTACAAGATCCGCAAGTTTCTTGACGGCAAATTGCGTTACGCATCGGTTTCCAACATCATGATCGAGCGGGCCTCGAACCGTGTGCGGGTAAAGATCTTTACGGCTCGTCCCGGATTTGTGATCGGGCGCAAGGGACAGGAACTGGACAAGCTCAAGGAAGAATTGGCAAAGCTCGTCGGACGCGATGTGATCGTGGATGTCCAGGAAGTCAAGAAACCTGAGCTGGTCGCTCAGTTGGTAGCGGCCAATGTAGCTTTACAACTGGAACGACGTATCTCGTTCCGTCGCGCAATGAAGAAAACGGTGCAAACCACCATGGCTTTGGGCGCAGATGGCATTCGTATCCAGTGTTCGGGTCGTCTTGGCGGAGCCGAGATTGCCCGGACTGAACAACAACGGGCGGGTCGTGTTCCACTACACACGCTTCGCGAGAACATCGATTATGGCTTCGCTGAGGCAAAAACCGTTTACGGTATCATTGGCGTGAAGTGCTGGATTTGTTTGCCCAACGAAGACGACAGCAACCAATAA